TTTAGATGCGATTGCAATGGTGTTCAAAAGTGTGGGCTTGACGGCCCGAAATGACAAGAAAAAAGCATTAGACCTGGCCATAAAACTGCTGAATCATCTAGAAGAGAAAGGGCTAGACATTGTTGTGGATCCTGAAATCGCTGAGCAAATCAATAAAACGGACATAGCTACGCCCCTCAAAGAATGGAAACCAGATTTCATCATCACTATAGGCGGCGACGGAACCATACTAAGAACCTGCATTCACATCCCGAAGCCTGAACCTCCAATCCTCGCCATCAACATGGGTGAGCGAGGCTTCCTGGCTGAAGTATCCCCCGAAGATGCAGTATCCGCAGTGGAAAAGGTCTTTGAAGAAAAGTTTACACTTGAACGCTGCAAGAAGTTGGCAGCTTCTGTCGAAGGTGAAGTACTGCCAGATGCGCTAAACGAAGTTTTTATTTCTGCAGACGCACCTGTCAAGTTGTTGTATGCAAATCTCTGGAAAGACGGCGACCGGATTTTGGATTGTCAAGCAGATGGCATTCTGGTTGCATCACCGACTGGTTCAACAGGCTATTCAATAGCAGCAGGGGGGCCAGTTTTAGACCCTGAGACCAACGTCTTTGTCCTTACGCCAGTATGTCCATTAGTACCGTTCCCGCCAATCGTTTTCTCCGAAAACAGCACACTTACAATAGAAATAGAGAGACCACATGCAGTGTTAGTTGTGGTTGATGGACACTATCGGAAACTCGTTGAGAAACGAAACCCTCATTTAACGATTATGAAGTCGGATAATGTAA
The Candidatus Bathyarchaeota archaeon genome window above contains:
- a CDS encoding NAD(+)/NADH kinase; translated protein: MGLTARNDKKKALDLAIKLLNHLEEKGLDIVVDPEIAEQINKTDIATPLKEWKPDFIITIGGDGTILRTCIHIPKPEPPILAINMGERGFLAEVSPEDAVSAVEKVFEEKFTLERCKKLAASVEGEVLPDALNEVFISADAPVKLLYANLWKDGDRILDCQADGILVASPTGSTGYSIAAGGPVLDPETNVFVLTPVCPLVPFPPIVFSENSTLTIEIERPHAVLVVVDGHYRKLVEKRNPHLTIMKSDNVTSFIRFKEGFYRRLKSRLLYPKGGRC